A window from Salarias fasciatus chromosome 11, fSalaFa1.1, whole genome shotgun sequence encodes these proteins:
- the ankrd34a gene encoding ankyrin repeat domain-containing protein 34A, whose translation MGDGAPLQTEGNALLKAVIQGKLRLTRLLLEGGAYINEGNERGETSISAACLANYDDPQTRQRMVRYLLEKGADPNIPDKSGRTALMHACAEQAGKEVVSLLLENGADPSLKDYSGSSALVHAINRGDRDTLQVLLDACKAKGKEVIIITTDTSPSGTKKTKQYLNSPPSPGIVDKLSPACMSPSEVEIGTSSPAVDKSKDEEGIFSFALTSALALPSARPPPEKRPPPRKLLKRLNSEPWGLVAPSVLSVVSQDRVNAGLKEESELTRTISEMNGLSITEPTRPLLSRRHSIETHDPCSPKLIDRSCSEDCAALSGLSWADKVQQHQILYRRNTAPESQENAGLSGVVVTRALAHPKLTRMEHYESDTHLSPDSIPGSPDSGRMSVERRRYNASPLSLVTSSSRESLENIPSSVSPNMMRRRPPGLLERRGSGTLLLDHISHTRPGFLPPLNINPQRPIPDIRANGKPTSPIHAGHKILVPVAPASPKRGHDFKMKKKLMRRHSMQTEQMKQLSTFKEILAEKVVESNGD comes from the coding sequence ATGGGAGATGGGGCCCCTCTACAGACTGAGGGGAATGCCCTTCTCAAAGCGGTCATCCAGGGGAAGCTACGGCTGACCCGCCTGCTGCTGGAAGGCGGAGCTTACATTAATGAGGGCAACGAGCGAGGTGAGACATCCATCTCTGCGGCCTGCCTGGCGAACTACGATGACCCTCAGACACGACAGCGAATGGTGCGGTACCTGCTGGAGAAAGGAGCGGACCCTAACATCCCTGATAAGAGTGGCCGAACGGCATTGATGCATGCCTGTGCCGAGCAGGCGGGGAAAGAGGTTGTGTCGTTGCTATTGGAAaatggagctgatcccagcctCAAAGACTACTCTGGTTCCTCTGCCCTTGTCCACGCTATCAACCGCGGAGACCGTGACACACTGCAGGTGCTACTGGACGCCTGCAAAGCCAAAGGCAAGGAGGTTATCATTATTACCACTGACACATCTCCTTCAGGTACCAAAAAGACCAAACAGTATCTTAATTCCCCGCCATCCCCAGGGATTGTGGACAAATTGTCTCCAGCCTGTATGTCACCATCTGAGGTGGAGATTGGAACCTCTTCACCTGCAGTAGACAAAAGTAAAGATGAGGAAGGGATTTTCAGCTTTGCACTGACCTCGGCATTGGCATTACCTTCAGCTCGACCACCCCCTGAGAAGAGACCGCCTCCGCGCAAGCTTCTGAAGAGGCTGAACTCAGAACCGTGGGGCCTGGTGGCACCGTCGGTCCTGAGTGTGGTCTCCCAGGATCGGGTAAATGCAGGCCTGAAAGAGGAGAGTGAGCTGACTCGGACCATCTCCGAAATGAATGGTTTGTCCATAACAGAGCCCACCAGACCCTTGTTGTCTCGACGACACAGCATTGAGACACACGATCCTTGCTCTCCTAAACTCATCGACCGGTCCTGTTCAGAAGACTGCGCAGCACTTTCAGGTCTGTCTTGGGCCGACAAagtccagcagcaccagatCTTGTACCGCAGGAACACAGCACCTGAGTCTCAGGAGAATGCTGGGCTATCTGGGGTGGTGGTGACTCGAGCCCTGGCTCACCCGAAACTGACCCGAATGGAGCATTATGAGTCAGACACCCATCTGAGTCCAGACTCTATCCCAGGATCCCCGGATTCTGGGCGGATGTCTGTAGAACGAAGAAGGTACAATGCTTCCCCCTTGTCTTTGGTCACCAGTTCCTCCAGGGAGTCTCTGGAAAATATCCCCTCCTCAGTGTCCCCAAACATGATGCGCAGGCGTCCCCCGGGACTCCTGGAGCGCCGAGGATCAGGGACTTTGCTTCTTGACCACATCTCTCACACCAGACCTGGATTCCTGCCACCGCTCAATATCAACCCCCAGAGACCCATTCCTGACATCAGGGCCAACGGCAAGCCCACCTCCCCCATCCACGCCGGACACAAGATCCTGGTGCCAGTAGCCCCAGCCTCGCCCAAACGGGGCCATGACttcaagatgaagaagaagctgatgaGAAGACATTCGATGCAGACGGAGCAGATGAAGCAGCTCTCCACCTTCAAGGAGATTCTGGCCGAGAAGGTCGTTGAGTCCAATGGGGATTGA